In Streptomyces sp. NBC_00483, a single window of DNA contains:
- a CDS encoding ABC transporter ATP-binding protein: MRSGERAGSASRPRGHELSAEHVTVSYDGVDVVHDAALVLKPGEVTALVGPNGSGKSTLLRTIARLQKPRHGTLSLDAGTSDAADGFDLTARQFARRVALLTQSRPTPGGLTVRDVVEFGRYPYRGRWGQADADGAEVVAQVLAMTGVETLADRGVDQLSGGQLQRVWLASCLAQQTGVLLLDEPTTYLDLRYQIELLDLMRDLADDGGIAVGVVLHDLDQAAAVADRIALLSDGRVIADGAPGDVLRSERLTETYGIRVDVDTDPFTGRLRTRAIGRHHSRSERLQSTS; the protein is encoded by the coding sequence GTGAGATCTGGTGAACGCGCAGGTAGCGCCTCTCGTCCGCGCGGTCACGAACTGTCGGCCGAGCATGTGACCGTGTCGTATGACGGAGTCGACGTCGTGCATGACGCGGCCCTCGTCCTCAAGCCTGGCGAAGTGACCGCCCTCGTCGGTCCCAACGGCAGCGGCAAGTCCACGCTGTTGCGGACCATCGCACGGCTTCAGAAGCCCCGGCACGGCACGCTGAGCCTCGACGCGGGAACATCCGATGCCGCCGACGGCTTCGACCTCACCGCCCGCCAGTTCGCCCGCCGCGTCGCCCTGTTGACGCAGAGCCGGCCCACGCCGGGCGGGCTCACCGTGCGCGACGTCGTCGAGTTCGGCCGCTACCCCTACCGCGGACGGTGGGGGCAGGCCGACGCCGACGGCGCCGAGGTCGTCGCGCAGGTCCTCGCGATGACCGGGGTCGAGACACTCGCGGACCGGGGCGTCGACCAGCTCTCCGGCGGGCAGTTGCAGCGCGTGTGGCTGGCGAGCTGCCTCGCCCAGCAGACCGGCGTGCTCCTCCTCGACGAGCCGACCACCTACCTCGACCTGCGCTACCAGATCGAACTCCTCGACCTCATGCGGGACCTGGCGGACGACGGCGGCATCGCCGTCGGCGTCGTCCTGCACGACCTCGACCAGGCCGCCGCCGTCGCCGACCGGATCGCGCTGCTCAGCGACGGCCGCGTCATCGCCGACGGCGCCCCCGGGGACGTACTGCGCTCCGAGCGCCTCACCGAGACGTACGGCATCCGCGTCGATGTCGACACCGACCCCTTCACCGGACGGCTGCGCACCCGCGCGATAGGCCGTCACCACAGCAGAAGCGAAAGGCTCCAGAGCACCTCATGA
- a CDS encoding HPP family protein: protein MSTPPSAVPRPHPLHALRATVFAIGALLVLVGVGVLLRQPLLIPPLAASAALVHGAPGLPISQPRNLVGGQLISAAIGFGTLAVTGSNGWGAAVAAGLSLGAMMLTHLSHSPAAATSVIVVLQAPHPVPFLSLLALGTALLVLIGLLPGRIGGHPVRYPLSW from the coding sequence ATGTCCACGCCCCCGTCCGCCGTCCCCCGCCCCCATCCGCTGCACGCCCTGCGGGCGACCGTCTTCGCGATCGGCGCCCTGCTGGTGCTCGTCGGCGTCGGCGTGCTGCTGCGGCAGCCGCTCCTGATACCCCCGCTCGCCGCGAGCGCCGCCCTGGTGCACGGCGCGCCCGGACTGCCGATCTCGCAGCCGCGCAATCTCGTCGGGGGCCAGCTGATCTCCGCCGCCATCGGGTTCGGGACGCTCGCGGTGACGGGGAGCAACGGATGGGGCGCGGCCGTCGCCGCCGGGCTCTCGCTGGGGGCGATGATGCTCACGCACCTCTCCCACTCCCCCGCGGCCGCCACCTCGGTGATCGTCGTGCTGCAGGCCCCGCACCCCGTCCCCTTTCTCTCCCTCCTCGCGCTCGGCACCGCGCTGCTGGTCCTGATCGGACTGCTGCCGGGCCGGATCGGCGGACACCCCGTCCGCTACCCATTGAGCTGGTGA
- a CDS encoding iron ABC transporter permease produces the protein MAVTSPPRTLTAPSFGAVGVTAGLVLLVAVLAVVDITYGTADVGARQVWQALTGQAEAGDASVVVASRLPRMVAGLLVGVALGAAGAVLQAVSRNVLASPDTLAVNAGSYLALGVLAATGATVSVFASSAVALVGGLAAAAVVLGLAGRGATTVRLVLAGSALALGLNAVTESLILLFPEQTEGLYQWNQGSIAQNGFAGVVRMAPLVIVALIGLVLLARRVDGLALGDDAARGLGIPVRGTRVTAVVLAALLSAAAVTLAGPIGFVGLCAPALVRPVARRVRSLVRHRVRIPVAGLVGAALVLGSDLLLRAVTSAQVAVTVPTGVVTSVVGAVFLVVMALRLRDGEAAAPPDRLRIPSRRVFAVTVVGLAAVLVGTAVAGVLLGDSTLLLGDVVNWAGGQAGQAITFVLDTRVPRVLAALCAGAALALSGTLVQSVTRNPLAEPGVLGVSGGAALGAVLLVTTVPGAGSWSIAAAAFVGAGITSAVVFGLAAKGGFQQSRLVLIGIGTASGTAALISLLIVLTDRFSATKALVWLSGSTYGRSLPDVLPVAAVLVVGAVIAVARRKELDLVSLDADTPRLLGLDLARGRLGFLVLSVLLSATAVAAAGTIGFVGLVAPHAARALVGRRHVRVVPVAMLLGAALVCVADLLGRSVIAPAQLGAGLMTAVVGTPYFVYLLVRGRR, from the coding sequence GTGGCCGTCACCTCACCTCCCCGCACTCTGACGGCGCCGTCCTTCGGCGCCGTCGGGGTGACGGCCGGGCTCGTGCTGCTCGTCGCCGTGCTCGCCGTCGTCGACATCACCTACGGCACGGCCGACGTCGGCGCGCGCCAGGTGTGGCAGGCCCTCACCGGGCAGGCCGAGGCGGGCGACGCCTCCGTCGTCGTCGCCTCCCGGCTGCCGCGCATGGTGGCCGGACTGCTCGTCGGCGTGGCGCTCGGCGCGGCCGGCGCCGTCCTGCAGGCGGTGAGCCGCAACGTGCTCGCCTCGCCCGACACCCTCGCCGTCAACGCCGGTTCGTACCTCGCGCTCGGCGTGCTCGCGGCCACCGGCGCGACCGTCTCCGTGTTCGCGTCCTCCGCGGTCGCCCTCGTCGGCGGACTCGCCGCGGCCGCCGTCGTGCTCGGCCTCGCCGGACGCGGCGCCACCACCGTCCGCCTGGTCCTCGCGGGCAGCGCCCTCGCCCTCGGCCTCAACGCCGTCACCGAGTCGCTGATCCTGCTCTTCCCGGAACAGACCGAGGGCCTCTACCAGTGGAACCAGGGCAGCATCGCCCAGAACGGTTTCGCGGGCGTGGTCCGCATGGCGCCCCTCGTGATCGTCGCGCTCATCGGCCTGGTGCTGCTCGCCCGCCGCGTCGACGGTCTTGCGCTCGGGGACGACGCGGCGCGCGGCCTCGGCATCCCGGTGCGCGGCACCCGCGTCACCGCCGTCGTGCTCGCCGCGCTCCTCTCGGCGGCCGCCGTCACCCTGGCCGGACCGATCGGTTTCGTGGGCCTGTGCGCCCCGGCGCTGGTCAGGCCGGTGGCCCGCCGCGTGCGTTCGCTCGTACGGCACCGGGTGCGCATCCCCGTCGCGGGCCTCGTCGGCGCCGCGCTCGTGCTCGGCTCGGACCTGCTGCTGCGCGCCGTGACCTCCGCCCAGGTGGCGGTCACCGTGCCGACGGGCGTGGTCACCAGCGTCGTCGGCGCGGTGTTCCTGGTCGTGATGGCGCTGCGGCTGCGGGACGGGGAGGCCGCCGCGCCCCCGGACCGGCTGCGCATCCCGAGCCGCAGGGTGTTCGCGGTCACCGTGGTCGGCCTGGCGGCGGTGCTGGTCGGCACGGCCGTCGCGGGCGTGCTCCTCGGCGACAGCACCCTGCTGCTCGGCGACGTCGTCAACTGGGCGGGCGGGCAGGCCGGTCAGGCCATCACGTTCGTCCTCGACACCCGGGTGCCGCGCGTCCTGGCCGCGCTGTGCGCCGGCGCGGCGCTCGCCCTGTCCGGCACCCTCGTGCAGTCCGTGACCCGCAACCCGCTCGCGGAACCCGGCGTCCTCGGCGTCTCCGGCGGCGCGGCGCTCGGTGCGGTCCTGCTGGTCACCACGGTGCCCGGCGCCGGTTCGTGGTCCATCGCCGCGGCGGCGTTCGTGGGCGCGGGCATCACCTCCGCGGTCGTCTTCGGTCTCGCGGCCAAGGGCGGGTTCCAGCAGAGCCGGCTCGTCCTGATCGGCATCGGCACGGCGTCGGGGACGGCGGCCCTGATCAGTCTCCTGATCGTGCTCACCGACCGGTTCAGCGCGACCAAGGCCCTGGTGTGGCTGTCCGGTTCGACGTACGGGCGCAGCCTCCCGGATGTCCTGCCGGTCGCGGCCGTGCTCGTCGTCGGCGCCGTCATCGCGGTCGCCCGGCGCAAGGAGCTCGACCTCGTCTCCCTCGACGCGGACACGCCCCGCCTCCTCGGCCTCGACCTCGCGCGCGGCCGCCTCGGCTTCCTGGTGCTCAGCGTGCTGCTCAGCGCCACGGCCGTCGCCGCCGCGGGCACGATCGGCTTCGTGGGCCTCGTCGCGCCGCACGCGGCCCGCGCCCTGGTGGGGCGCAGGCATGTGCGCGTCGTGCCCGTCGCGATGCTTCTGGGCGCGGCCCTGGTCTGCGTCGCGGACCTGCTGGGTCGCTCCGTGATCGCCCCGGCGCAGCTGGGCGCGGGCCTGATGACGGCCGTCGTCGGCACGCCGTACTTCGTGTACCTGCTGGTCCGCGGGCGGCGTTAG
- the abc-f gene encoding ribosomal protection-like ABC-F family protein: MSDASVVCSNLSFSWPDDTPVFDGLSFSVPSGRTGLVAPNGAGKSTLLKLIAGELRPTGGSVTVHGVLGHLPQNLPLAGSLTVAQVLGVAEIVRALDSVESGDVSEEHFTVIGDDWDIEERTRAELDSLGLGALDLDRRLDTLSGGQIVSLGLAAQLLRRPDVLLLDEPTNNLDLDARRHLYDVLERWNGCLLLVSHDRALLDRMERIAELHHGELRWYGGNFTAYEEAVGAEQDVAEKNVRNAEQEVKREKREMQQARERAERRASNAARNLKSAGLPKIFAGTMKRGAQESAGRAGQTHAARVGDAKARLDEAERAVRDDPRLVLDLPDTKVPAGRTLVLAEHAQVLRGEQDLFAAGGVDFSVRGPERIALMGPNGAGKTTLLRLVSGDLRPSGGSVKRADGRIAYLSQRLDLLDPERTVAENFAAFAPGRPEAERMNLLARFLFRGPRAQLPVGVLSGGELLRATLACVLCAEPAPQLLLLDEPTNNLDLVGVGQLESALASYQGAFIVVSHDERFLARIGVERGLRLAGGELTEVGAPEM, translated from the coding sequence GTGTCCGACGCTTCCGTCGTCTGCTCGAACCTGTCCTTCTCCTGGCCCGACGACACCCCGGTGTTCGACGGCCTGTCCTTCTCCGTGCCGTCCGGCCGCACCGGGCTCGTGGCCCCGAACGGCGCGGGCAAGAGCACCCTCCTCAAGCTGATCGCCGGTGAGCTGCGGCCCACCGGCGGCTCGGTGACCGTGCACGGTGTGCTCGGCCATCTCCCCCAGAACCTGCCGCTGGCCGGCTCGCTCACCGTGGCCCAGGTGCTCGGTGTCGCCGAGATCGTCCGGGCCCTGGACTCCGTCGAGTCGGGGGATGTGAGCGAGGAGCACTTCACCGTCATCGGCGACGACTGGGACATCGAGGAGCGCACCCGCGCCGAACTCGACTCCCTCGGCCTCGGCGCCCTCGATCTCGACCGGCGCCTCGACACGCTCAGCGGCGGGCAGATCGTCTCCCTGGGCCTGGCCGCCCAACTGCTGCGCCGGCCGGATGTGCTGCTCCTCGACGAGCCGACCAACAACCTCGACCTCGACGCCCGCCGCCACCTCTACGACGTGCTGGAGCGCTGGAACGGCTGCCTGCTGCTCGTCAGCCACGACCGTGCGCTCCTGGACCGGATGGAGCGGATCGCCGAACTGCACCACGGCGAACTGCGCTGGTACGGGGGCAACTTCACCGCGTACGAGGAGGCGGTGGGCGCGGAGCAGGACGTCGCCGAGAAGAACGTCCGCAACGCCGAGCAGGAGGTGAAGCGGGAGAAGCGGGAGATGCAGCAGGCCCGCGAGCGTGCCGAGCGCCGCGCGAGCAACGCCGCGCGCAACCTGAAGAGCGCCGGACTGCCCAAGATCTTCGCCGGGACCATGAAGCGCGGCGCCCAGGAGTCCGCGGGCCGGGCCGGTCAGACGCACGCGGCCCGCGTCGGCGACGCGAAGGCGCGCCTCGACGAGGCGGAGCGCGCCGTGCGCGACGATCCGCGCCTGGTCCTCGATCTGCCCGACACCAAGGTGCCCGCGGGCCGCACCCTCGTCCTCGCCGAGCACGCACAGGTCCTCCGGGGCGAGCAGGACCTGTTCGCCGCCGGGGGCGTCGACTTCTCGGTGCGGGGGCCTGAGCGCATCGCTCTGATGGGTCCCAACGGAGCGGGGAAGACCACCCTGTTGCGGCTCGTGAGCGGCGATCTCCGGCCGAGCGGCGGCAGCGTGAAGCGGGCCGACGGCCGGATCGCCTATCTGTCGCAGCGTCTGGACCTGCTCGACCCCGAGCGCACCGTCGCGGAGAACTTCGCCGCGTTCGCGCCGGGGCGCCCCGAGGCGGAGCGGATGAATCTGCTGGCCCGGTTCCTGTTCCGCGGCCCGCGCGCCCAGCTGCCGGTCGGGGTGCTCTCCGGTGGGGAGCTGCTGCGGGCCACCCTGGCCTGCGTGCTGTGCGCGGAGCCGGCCCCGCAGCTGCTGCTCCTCGACGAGCCGACGAACAACCTCGACCTGGTCGGCGTCGGCCAGCTGGAGAGCGCGCTCGCCTCCTACCAGGGCGCGTTCATCGTGGTAAGCCACGACGAGCGGTTCCTTGCCCGGATCGGAGTGGAGCGCGGACTGCGGCTCGCGGGCGGCGAGCTGACCGAGGTGGGGGCGCCCGAGATGTGA
- a CDS encoding ABC transporter substrate-binding protein, with amino-acid sequence MRRPLIVAASAAAAALVLSACGTSEPAKTGSDAKSEKITVTGGDGSKVSLDGPATKIVGTEWNVVESLVTLGVDPAGVADVKGYKAWDTAAPLTNSPKDVGTRGEPSMDSIAGLTPDLIIATNDLSASAIKQMKKIAPVLTVKSADGADQVGTMFETLDTIAKATGKEDEAKAAKKAYESKLAEGKKALKDAGADGSRIATADGYSASNQVSVRAFTSTSLLGSVNEDLGLKNAWKVKGDKDYGLATTDVEGLTGLGDDVRFTYIGNKKAGGSDVFTKDLADNSVWTSLPFVKAGDVHRLADGTWLFGGPKSMEHYIDGVVAALTKK; translated from the coding sequence ATGAGACGCCCCCTGATCGTCGCCGCATCGGCCGCCGCAGCGGCCCTCGTCCTCTCCGCCTGTGGCACCTCCGAGCCTGCCAAGACCGGCTCCGACGCCAAGTCCGAGAAGATCACCGTGACCGGTGGAGACGGCTCCAAGGTGAGCCTGGACGGTCCGGCCACCAAGATCGTCGGCACCGAGTGGAACGTCGTCGAGTCCCTCGTCACGCTCGGCGTCGACCCGGCCGGTGTCGCCGACGTCAAGGGCTACAAGGCGTGGGACACCGCCGCGCCGCTCACCAACTCGCCCAAGGACGTCGGCACTCGGGGCGAGCCCAGCATGGACAGCATCGCGGGCCTCACCCCGGACCTCATCATCGCCACGAACGACCTGTCGGCGTCCGCGATCAAGCAGATGAAGAAGATCGCCCCGGTGCTCACGGTCAAGTCGGCCGACGGCGCCGACCAGGTCGGCACGATGTTCGAGACCCTCGACACCATCGCGAAGGCCACCGGCAAGGAGGACGAGGCCAAGGCCGCCAAGAAGGCGTACGAGTCGAAGCTCGCCGAGGGCAAGAAGGCGCTCAAGGACGCGGGCGCCGACGGCTCGAGGATCGCCACCGCCGACGGCTACTCCGCCTCCAACCAGGTCTCCGTGCGCGCCTTCACCAGCACCTCGCTGCTCGGCTCCGTCAACGAGGACCTCGGCCTGAAGAACGCCTGGAAGGTCAAGGGCGACAAGGACTACGGCCTGGCCACCACCGACGTCGAGGGCCTCACCGGACTCGGCGACGACGTGCGGTTCACGTACATCGGCAACAAGAAGGCCGGCGGCTCCGACGTCTTCACCAAGGACCTCGCCGACAACTCCGTGTGGACCTCGCTGCCCTTCGTGAAGGCCGGCGACGTGCACCGACTGGCCGACGGCACCTGGCTGTTCGGCGGGCCGAAGTCGATGGAGCACTACATCGACGGCGTCGTCGCCGCCCTGACGAAGAAGTAG
- a CDS encoding nitroreductase family protein, with amino-acid sequence MNQVTTDTETPQIADDASLFGTMATMRAMRRLRPEPISDELLERLIQAAVWGPSGGNMQRYEYVVVTDPAVMAELAPLWTRCVDAYLATTGKHAPEGMDEAAYGRMVAAIEYQRDHFAETPALVIPCYQFPPSRVDEEGLQASVTALGPTAAAALASTQERFAALAEGSCVYPGVQNLLLAARGLGLAANITIWHLMLEDEWKAALGIPDDMRTFAAIPVGWPLGRFGPVRRRPVEEVLHRNRW; translated from the coding sequence ATGAATCAAGTCACCACAGACACCGAGACACCCCAAATCGCCGACGACGCAAGCCTGTTCGGCACCATGGCCACGATGCGCGCCATGCGCCGGCTGCGCCCGGAACCAATTTCCGACGAGCTGCTGGAAAGGCTGATTCAGGCAGCCGTGTGGGGGCCCAGTGGCGGCAATATGCAGCGCTACGAGTACGTCGTGGTCACCGACCCGGCAGTTATGGCGGAACTGGCACCTTTGTGGACACGTTGTGTGGACGCCTATCTGGCGACCACCGGCAAGCACGCGCCCGAGGGCATGGACGAAGCGGCGTACGGGCGCATGGTCGCAGCCATCGAGTACCAGCGCGACCACTTCGCCGAGACACCGGCGCTCGTCATCCCCTGCTACCAGTTCCCGCCGTCCCGCGTCGACGAGGAGGGCCTGCAGGCCTCGGTCACCGCGCTCGGCCCCACGGCGGCCGCCGCGCTGGCGAGCACGCAGGAGCGCTTCGCCGCACTCGCGGAGGGCTCCTGCGTCTACCCCGGCGTACAGAACCTGCTGCTCGCCGCGCGCGGCCTCGGTCTCGCCGCCAACATCACCATCTGGCACCTGATGCTGGAGGACGAGTGGAAGGCCGCGCTCGGCATCCCCGACGACATGCGGACGTTCGCGGCCATCCCGGTCGGATGGCCGCTCGGCCGCTTCGGCCCGGTGCGCCGCAGGCCGGTCGAGGAGGTGCTGCACCGGAACCGCTGGTAG
- a CDS encoding Dps family protein yields MALRSNPKYTVPGLDVTEAGELIDILQLRLHALNDLHLTLKHIHWNVVGPHFIAVHEMVDPQVDKVRAMADEVAERAAALGGVSHGTPGVLVAARTWEDYSVGRADAIAHLGALDIVYTGLLEDVRKAVEQTGRIDLATQDLLIGQLRELEKFQWFVRAHLETAGGALRTGDADTETEAAHQAVR; encoded by the coding sequence ATGGCTCTGCGGAGCAACCCGAAGTACACCGTCCCCGGCCTCGACGTGACCGAGGCGGGCGAGCTCATCGACATCCTGCAGCTGCGCCTGCACGCGCTCAACGATCTGCACCTCACGCTCAAGCACATCCACTGGAACGTCGTCGGACCGCACTTCATCGCCGTGCACGAGATGGTCGACCCGCAGGTCGACAAGGTCCGCGCGATGGCGGACGAGGTGGCGGAGCGCGCCGCGGCGCTCGGCGGCGTCAGCCACGGCACACCCGGCGTGCTCGTCGCCGCGCGGACCTGGGAGGACTACAGCGTCGGCCGGGCGGACGCGATCGCCCATCTCGGCGCCCTCGACATCGTCTACACCGGCCTCCTCGAGGACGTCCGCAAGGCGGTCGAGCAGACCGGCAGGATCGACCTGGCCACCCAGGACCTGCTGATCGGACAGCTGCGCGAGCTCGAGAAGTTCCAGTGGTTCGTCCGCGCCCACCTCGAGACGGCGGGCGGCGCCCTGCGCACCGGTGACGCCGACACCGAGACGGAGGCGGCACACCAGGCCGTACGGTGA
- a CDS encoding carbonic anhydrase: MQPLIDNARTFGQRPEEFASHADGQSPQVLFITCSDSRVVPALITGARPGELFELRTAGNIVPPYAGGTPCGETATIEYAVEVLGVQDIVVCGHSHCGAVGALVRGDDLEAVPAVRDWLAHAADEPGGCDPADVTVSSAVQQHVLAQLLRLRSYPCVERRLADGRLTLRGWYYEVHTGGVRDHRVDTDTFETL; encoded by the coding sequence ATGCAGCCCCTCATCGACAACGCCCGCACGTTTGGCCAGCGCCCTGAGGAGTTCGCCAGTCACGCCGACGGCCAGTCCCCGCAGGTCCTCTTCATCACCTGCTCCGACTCTCGCGTCGTGCCGGCCCTGATCACGGGCGCGCGCCCCGGTGAGCTCTTCGAGCTCCGCACCGCGGGCAACATCGTGCCCCCGTACGCCGGCGGCACCCCCTGCGGGGAGACCGCCACCATCGAATACGCCGTGGAAGTCCTCGGCGTCCAGGACATCGTCGTGTGCGGGCACTCGCACTGCGGGGCGGTCGGCGCGCTGGTGCGCGGCGACGACCTCGAGGCCGTGCCCGCCGTCCGGGACTGGCTCGCGCACGCCGCGGACGAGCCCGGAGGCTGCGACCCGGCCGACGTCACGGTCTCCTCGGCCGTCCAACAGCACGTCCTCGCCCAGCTGCTGCGGCTGCGCTCCTACCCGTGTGTGGAGCGCCGGCTCGCCGACGGCCGCCTCACGCTGCGCGGCTGGTACTACGAGGTGCACACCGGCGGCGTCCGCGACCACCGTGTCGACACCGACACGTTCGAGACTCTGTGA
- a CDS encoding peroxiredoxin yields MPTSARIQAGSVVEDFTLPDETGAPTSLSSLLSDGPVVLFFYPAALTPGCTAEACHFRDLAAEFAAVGARPVGISSDAVERQREFTQRHTLGFPLLSDPEGEVRGRFGVARGFGPLPTKRATFVIGTDRQVLEVVRSEFRMSAHADRALEVLRTKAG; encoded by the coding sequence ATGCCCACGTCCGCCCGGATCCAAGCCGGATCCGTCGTCGAGGACTTCACCCTGCCCGACGAGACGGGGGCGCCCACTTCGCTGTCGTCCCTGCTCTCCGACGGGCCGGTCGTGCTCTTCTTCTACCCGGCCGCACTCACCCCCGGCTGCACCGCGGAGGCCTGCCACTTCCGGGACCTGGCGGCGGAGTTCGCGGCGGTCGGCGCGCGCCCCGTGGGGATCAGCTCCGACGCCGTCGAACGCCAGCGGGAGTTCACGCAACGGCACACGCTCGGGTTTCCGCTGCTGTCCGACCCGGAGGGCGAGGTGCGCGGCCGGTTCGGGGTGGCGCGCGGCTTCGGCCCGTTGCCGACCAAGCGCGCCACGTTCGTCATCGGCACCGACCGGCAGGTCCTCGAGGTGGTCCGCAGCGAGTTCAGGATGAGCGCGCACGCAGACCGGGCTCTCGAAGTGTTGCGTACGAAGGCGGGTTGA
- a CDS encoding ABC-F family ATP-binding cassette domain-containing protein, which translates to MPQPALIAHDLTRTLGTRRVLDGVSLTAAPGRRIGLIGENGVGKSTLLRLLAGDDTPDSGSVVRPPDLGFLEQEAPYDVTTTITDVLDDALRETRAELAELDRLGDQLARTPEDSDTYAELLDTYGQLLERAREHEAWEADRRAEITLAGLGLGTFAHTRTLGSLSGGQRGRLALAALLVRRPTALLLDEPTNHLDDDAALFVEEQVRALPGVVVLASHDRAFLDAVCTDLVDLDPAVDGPVRFGGNYSAYRAEKRAERERWERRFAEEQEELAALRHSAGVSARRVAPDRGPRDNEKMGYGKRANRVQSQISRRVRNATRRLEELERTQVAAPPPPLRFRPDRLADMSAEDMSVEDIDAPLVSLRAVEVPGRLTLDLLDVTPEDRLLVTGANGTGKSTLLAVLAGQLTARGGTHRRPGLSVGLLAQDSVFARPERTARDTYAQELGFAQAETRPLAGLGLLRTADLDQPVGQLSVGQRRRLALALLVANPPELLLLDEPTNHLSPTLCDELEDALGAGPGAIVVACHDRWLRERWKGREIRLSREG; encoded by the coding sequence ATGCCCCAACCCGCCCTCATCGCCCACGACCTGACCCGCACCCTCGGCACCCGCCGCGTCCTCGACGGTGTGTCGCTCACCGCCGCTCCCGGTCGCCGCATCGGCCTGATCGGCGAGAACGGGGTCGGCAAGTCGACCCTGCTGCGCCTTCTCGCCGGCGACGACACCCCCGACTCGGGCAGCGTCGTCCGGCCGCCCGACCTCGGCTTCCTCGAGCAGGAGGCGCCGTACGACGTCACGACGACGATCACGGACGTGCTGGACGACGCGCTGCGCGAGACCCGGGCCGAACTCGCCGAGCTCGACCGGCTCGGCGATCAGCTCGCCAGGACTCCGGAGGACTCCGACACCTACGCCGAACTGCTCGACACCTATGGGCAGTTGCTCGAGCGCGCCCGGGAGCACGAGGCATGGGAAGCGGACCGGCGCGCCGAGATCACCCTCGCCGGTCTCGGCCTCGGGACGTTCGCGCACACCCGCACCCTGGGTTCGCTCTCCGGCGGCCAGCGCGGACGGCTCGCCCTGGCCGCGCTGCTCGTACGCCGTCCCACCGCGCTGCTGCTCGACGAGCCGACGAACCATCTCGACGACGACGCCGCGCTGTTCGTCGAGGAACAGGTGCGGGCGCTGCCCGGCGTGGTCGTCCTCGCCAGCCACGACCGGGCGTTCCTCGACGCCGTCTGCACGGACCTCGTCGACCTCGATCCGGCGGTGGACGGCCCCGTGCGGTTCGGCGGCAACTACAGCGCCTACCGCGCGGAGAAGCGGGCCGAGCGGGAGCGGTGGGAGCGGCGATTCGCCGAGGAGCAGGAGGAGTTGGCAGCGCTGCGGCACTCGGCCGGTGTCTCGGCGCGCCGCGTCGCCCCCGACCGCGGGCCGCGCGACAACGAGAAGATGGGCTACGGCAAGCGCGCCAACCGGGTGCAGAGCCAGATCTCGCGCCGGGTCCGCAATGCCACCCGCCGCCTCGAGGAACTGGAGCGCACGCAGGTCGCCGCGCCCCCGCCGCCGCTGCGCTTCCGGCCCGACCGCCTCGCCGACATGTCCGCCGAAGACATGTCGGTCGAGGACATCGACGCACCGCTCGTGTCCCTGCGGGCGGTCGAGGTCCCCGGGCGGCTGACCCTGGACCTGCTCGACGTGACACCCGAGGACCGCCTGCTGGTCACCGGCGCCAACGGCACAGGAAAGTCGACCCTGTTGGCGGTCCTCGCCGGGCAGTTGACGGCGCGGGGCGGCACACATCGACGCCCGGGCCTGTCGGTGGGGCTGCTCGCGCAGGACTCCGTGTTCGCGCGGCCCGAGCGCACCGCCCGGGACACGTACGCGCAGGAACTCGGGTTCGCGCAGGCCGAGACGAGGCCGCTGGCCGGGCTCGGGCTGCTGCGCACGGCCGACCTCGACCAGCCCGTGGGCCAGCTGTCGGTCGGCCAGCGGCGCCGGCTCGCGCTCGCGCTGCTCGTGGCGAACCCGCCGGAGCTGCTGCTGCTCGACGAGCCGACGAACCATCTGTCCCCCACGCTGTGCGACGAGTTGGAGGACGCGCTGGGCGCGGGCCCCGGCGCCATCGTCGTCGCCTGCCACGACCGCTGGCTGCGCGAGCGCTGGAAGGGCCGCGAGATCCGGCTCTCCCGCGAGGGGTGA